One Glycine max cultivar Williams 82 chromosome 4, Glycine_max_v4.0, whole genome shotgun sequence DNA segment encodes these proteins:
- the LOC102659835 gene encoding uncharacterized protein: MSNQKSTEFAIKNLEIQVGQLAKQLAENSSSTFGENTKKNLKEECKVVMTRGRKAIMIEDEERIVDDNQELVVEGEEDEKETEGTQMKEKSITENEKEINKKEAVPCTGKEVPYPLVPSKKDKERQLARFLDIFKKLEITIPFGEALQQMPLYSKFLKDLLTKKSKYIHSDNIVVEGNCSAVIQRILPPKHKDPGSVTIPGSIGSVSVGKALIDLGANINLMPLSMCRRIGELEIMPTKMTLQLVDHSITRPYGVIEDVLVRVKNFTFPADFVVMDIEEDTEIPLILGHPFMLTASCVVDMGKKKLEMGIAYQNISFDLFDEDKHLLSQNVCSEMTSRKRKAIASRSREPYNTTHFVFEVA; the protein is encoded by the exons ATGTCCAACCAAAAGAGCACGGAGTTTGCAATCAAAAACCTAGAAATCCAAGTAGGGCAGTTGGCCAAACAGTTAGCAGAAAACTCTTCTAGCACTTTTGGGGAAAACACTAAGAAGAATCTGAAAGAAGAGTGCAAAGTTGTGATGACCAGAGGTAGGAAGGCCATCATGATTGAGGATGAGGAGAGGATAGTTGATGACAACCAAGAACTAGTtgttgaaggagaagaagatgagaagGAGACAGAAGGAACCCAGATGAAGGAGAAGTCAATAACTGAGAATGAGAAGGAAATAAAT aagaaggaggcaGTTCCATGTACAGGGAAAGAGGTGCCATATCCTTTGGTACCCtcaaagaaagacaaggagcgaCAATTAGCTCGGTTCCTTgacatcttcaagaaattggagataacAATTCCTTTTGGAGAAGCCctgcagcagatgccactctactcaaaGTTTTTGAAAGATCTGTTAACCAAGAAGAGCAAGTACATTCACAGTGACAATATtgttgtggaaggaaattgcagCGCGGTGATTCAAAGAATCCTTCCACcgaagcacaaagatcctgggagtgtcACAATTCCCGGCTCTATTGGTTCTGTGTCTGTTGGTAAAGCTCTtattgatttgggagccaacATTAActtgatgccactctccatgtgtagGAGGATAGGAGAGTTGGAAATTATGCCAACAAAGATGACACTACAACTAGTAGATCATTCTATTACCAGACcctatggagtaattgaagatgttttggtcagAGTGAAGAATTTCACTTTCCCTGCTGATTTTGTAGTCATGGACATTGAAGAGGATACTGAGATCCCCTTGATCTTGGGTCATCCCTTCATGTTAACCGCTAGTTGCGTGGTAGACATGGGAAAGAAAAAGCTGGAAATGGGGATAGCTTATCAGAATATTagctttgatttgtttgatgaAGACAAGCATTTGCTCAGCCAGAATGTCTGTTCAGAG ATGACCTCCAGGAAGAGGAAAGCCATAGCCTCCCGATCCCGGGAACCATATAACACCACCCATTTTGTTTTTGAGGTCGCTTAG